The Dendropsophus ebraccatus isolate aDenEbr1 chromosome 11, aDenEbr1.pat, whole genome shotgun sequence genomic interval ACTCATTGATGAGTGAAGTCTTAACGGAAGACTGGCGCTTGCAACATAATGGAGGTTAAAAACAATGAAGTCATACCGTCTGACCTTAAGCTTGTTGCACATCCCAGAGCAAAGAGTAAAGTATGGAAATATTTTGGGTTTGACACAAACGCTGAGGGATGCATCATGCAGTGGAAGAAGATCTATTGCCGCATTTGTATGGCTCAGATCGCATATTCTGGGAACACTTCCAATCTTTCTTACCACCTTGAGAAGAATCACCCCGATGAGTTTTGTGAATTTGTGAAAAGCAACACAGAGCAAATGAGAGAAGCATTCGCCACCGCTTTCTCAAAGCTTAAGCCGGAAACATCTCAACAAGTTGTCCAGGAAACTTTAATAATGAAGAACAGTCATACATTTGACAAGAAACAGCTTGAGCTATCGTCCGCCGTAGTCAATCTGATATGTGATGGTATGTTTCCTGCCTCCATACTGGATGAGCCTACTTTTAAATCTCTTCTAAAAACTCTAGATCCTAGGTATGAAGTCCCCAGCCGGAAATACATTTGCAGCAGGTTGTTGCCGGAGAAGTACCACACTGTAAGAGATCTCATACTGAAAGAGTTGGTAGACGTTTTGTGGTGTGGCATTTCCACTGATATGTGGAAAAGTGAAAGCCAAAACAGGTCGTATGTAACTCTTTTTGTCCACTTTTTGACTACTAGTATTTCTCATTCTTTTACCATTGGCTCCCGTTGTTTGAAAACCCTTGAAGTACCTGAGGAAAACAAAGCAGAAGCAATTACTAGAGTACTGTATGAAACCTTTATTGAGTGGGGGATCAGCACTAAAGTGTTCGGGGCTACCACTGACTATAGTAAAGACATTATTAAGGCCTGCTCTCTCCTGGATATTCCGATAGACATGCCTTGTGTGGGTCAGACTTTTAATAAGGGGATACACCAAGCATTTCAACTCCCAAAACTCTCAGGACTTCTTTTACGGTGTCGAAAGTTAGTGGAATATTTTCAGCAGTCAACAGTTGCCATGTACATGCTTTGTGAGAAACAAAAACAGCAAAACTTGCTTTCTTGCATGCTCATAAGTGACCGTGTTTCGTGGTGGGGCAGCACACTTGCAATGTTACAGCGCCTTAAGGAACAGCAGTTTACCATAGCCAGTGTTTTGGTTGAGGATAGTAATAACCATCATCTCATGCTAGAAGCTAATGAGTGGAATACAATAGAAGGCCTTGTTGATCTCCTGCAACCTTTTAAACAAGTTGTAGAAATGTTGTCGATGTCCAAATATCCCACTATAAGTATGGTAAAACCTCTTCTTCATATGCTACTTAACACATCATTGAATATCAAAGACACGGACCTAAAGGAAATCAGCATGGCCAAGGAAGTGATTGCCAAAGTTTTGTCAACTACATATCAGCAGTCACCAGAAATAGATATGTTCCTAAATGTCGCAACCTTTCTGGATCCCAGGTACAAAAGACTACCCTTCTTGTCTGCATTTGAACGTTCTCAGGTTGAAAATCGTGTCATTGAAGAAGCGAAGACCCTGCTGGACAGAAGTAAGGAAATTTCAAGATCTGAGGATAAAGTATTTACAATTCCTGAGGAGCCTCCAATGAAAAAACTAGCGGTGTCATCTACTCCTCCTCCTTCAAGCAGCATCAACAATATGCTAGCTGAAATTTTCTGCCAGTCTGGACCTTCTGAAGACCAAGAAGAATGCCACGCGCAAGTGGTTGAGGAGTTGAGCAATTTTAAATCCCAAAAAGTTCTTGGACTAAATGAGGATCCATTAAAATGGTGGTCTGATCGTATGGCGTTATTTCCTCTTCTACCAAAGGTTCTCCAAAAATATTGGTGCATTGCTCCCACAAGAGTCTTCCCCGAACGTCTCTTTAGTTCATCAATGAATTTTGTAAATGCAAAGAGAAATAGGTTACCCCCTGCTCACGTGGATGAACAAGTTTTTTTGTATGAAAATGCACGAAATCCTTTAGAAGCGGAGCCAGAAGACGACGACGAAGGAGACTGGGGCTTGCAACAAGAACAGTTTTTTAATTTCAGTGACTCAGTAGCTGTAGGAAATAATTTCTTCTCCATTAGGGATAGTGGGTTCATTTAATATTTGCCCTGGTGGTGTAGTTTTAATTTAatgagatgtatgtatatattttgtaAGCTATGTTGTCTAATGGGCTAGAAAAAAAAAGGTCTTCTCTATTCAGAATGAAAGTAGGAGggagctttatttttaatggtttGACAAGTTTTAGACACTAAATTGACTGCCTTGACATCACAGatataatataaattataatataattattattattatttttttttaacacgatCATTTGTCGTCTTAGCATGTTCCAGATTTCAAACAATATAGTTGACCTTAGCATTAggattaaagatgagcgagtTTACAGTATAAACGAAGCGCTTCATTAGCTCGGCAGTCGggttatcagcctgctgcctttgaactctgtgcagcTCCGCTCTGGGTgtgtggaaaagctggatctagttctagaaaacttctcccagtttcccaggacaggatccaACTGTTCTAGGCACCCGGACCATAGCGGCTCAGCgttcaaaggcagcaggatgATTAGCCGAATTAACAAAGGGATTCGCTTCGTTTATAatgtaaattcgcttatctctaattaggAAAATGGATTTCATTTCAttgttttaaatgtatttttatttaatttagtcTGATCAAACAATACATTCTTATCATGTTAATTTTATTGCTAGGTTTGGATTTATTGATAAAATCTCTCAACACCTTAATATGGatttctaattttaaatacttgaaTTTCCCTTAAAATATCCAATCTGGATGAGCTTTTCTTACACCTGAATTATGTCTCTATTATCCCTCTCAGAAATTTAGAGGTAGATTGACCTCTGGGTGTTACTATTCCCTTTGTCATTAGGGTGGGTCCCTACACAGACTCTCCCTTTCAGCATTAATTGTATACTGTCATGGCACATGGGGACACAACTCTAAATGGTaacgcccagttgtcaatttataaaTTTCTTTCCTATTTAGATGGtgaccaaagtaaaaaaaaaaaaaatgtaaactttttttttttttatcaaatcaacaggtgtaaaaaaattatataaatatgtaaattacttctgtttaaaatctaaagtcttcagctgctatatgtccggGAAggggagaggatttctatggcgATTTGTTACTGCTATGCACAGTTACTACtaaggacagaggtgtcagcaaagagcactgtgttagggtattattacattgttactgatgtccttgcagcccttgcttttactttatacattacctgtccaggctgcagggctcctcttgcgctctgcttctcccagggtcccgtgcactccagcttcagtgtggccactcagccaatcactggccacagtgatcccgtccagtgattggctgagcagcctgtcagctcagacaggccactgtgaagctggagcgcgtgggacccggggagaagaccgcaagaggagccctgcagcctggacaggtaatgtatatggacaGTCGCCGGCCATGCACGgccattacacgtagcgatgcgcggtcggcgcccaacagtCATAGGTTCAagcctatatcaatgatcagccgatgatcgttgtatttattacacggagcgataatcggccgaatcaggccaattatcgttccgtgtaatagtacccttagactggaACATAATCTGCACTttttgcaggacacacagcagctgataagtactgaaaggtgtgaggttttttaaaaagtgatttactaatctttataactttctgacaccaattgatttgaaaaaaattaagaTAAATAAAGCTTTTCATCTGAGTATTCCTTTCAAACTCTGCAGTTGATTccctaaatgaaaaaaatagctcTGTAGTGTTAAGTAATAACATCCTACTGTATCCAGAACAGGCAAACAAGCCATTTGtgtaaggaatagagatgagcgaaccgggttcgggttcaagtccacccgaacgatcagcatttgatgagctggggctgctgaacttggataaagctctaaggttgtctggaaaacatggatacagccaatgactatatccatgttttccacatagccttagggctttatctaacttcagcagccaccgctaatcaaatgccaaaagttggggttcggatggactcgagcatgcttgaggttcgctcgtctctagtaaGGAACTATGGGCCAGGCTTATCAATTTATCtgaaacaaaaatgtgttttgatTTTGTCTTGCAGCTCATTTTAAGAagtgaaagctgatctgtgatccTTACATCAGTACGTCAGGCACATTACGTCAGgcacatttttgtctcagacagattaGTAAATCTAGGCCTACTTAGGGTTTCATACCATACAGGCAGATCTTCACAGTAGCTGTAGacaaataacttaaaaaaaaaataataattattaggaTACCAGTCTATGCTATACATTGACAACATGGGTGGAATATAACTCCTGCAAAGCACCATGAATGTGTTGGGTGTGGATGCCGTGGGCTACAGACCTGTGCCACAACCATCCATAGTCAATGACTTGGATGGTCAAGAGGGACCTAAAGTGACTCTATCAGCTGTAATTCCAAATTGCTGACATTGGTTTAGTTGTTGCTATAACTTAGAAATATGCTTTTACACTCTGgtctgaagagtcaaagaggtgttcccaagcccctgaagtaccctgtcaatcaagcaggtatAGGGATGtgagagggcgggggggggggggggggggagaggaaggaTTACAACCCTCAGCATTTGGGAAAATGTTTCTGACTCTTTGCACCAGATAATAAAtctatttttctatgttatagaCACTCAGATACATGAATGGTACCAATTGCAGCTAACAGATTCATTTTATCCTAagtagaaaaaaaagcaaaactaaaCACACTGTTTTCCCTTGTACAACGTcttactatgtaaaaaaaaataatatatatatatattaatgagcTATGCAGAATTTGTGTTACCATATTGTAAAGGGGATTCTGTATCTCTGTGgtgaaatataataaaaaaaacaatttcagaattgctgttttttgttCACCCCACCTTTTCAAAAATTTGTGAAAAACGCTGAAAAAACCTTATATATCCCAAAATGGTTGCAATGAAAATCAGCTGTTGATATAAGGGTGAAAAACACCCTCATCGAGATTTTGTTCAGGGAgtaaaaactttatttcaaaCCCCATAATTTTGTCACATAATTTAAAGTTAAAATTTACAAACGCCATGAAAACAAATCCTAAAAAAGAAAGGTAAAGTTGCTGGATCCTTTTGCTGCTTAAATGCCAGAAAGGTTACCATTTATTAGTTGCATCTGATCAGAGTTTGTTATATAGCAGCGTATAGACTGCAGTTACCTTAATAGTGGTTTCCTAGAGTTAAAAAAGATTATCTTCATTCCTTTTTGGGCCCTTGATATTCAGTTTCCTTATATCATCTTGGATGTGAGGTTTGTGTGTTCAGGAGTCTAGAGTTTGCTGTGAGTTCTCTGCTTTCTTCTTATACTTGTACACGTCTCTCCCTTGCAGACCTTGCGTACCTTTTGTACGCTTTGTTCTCTATCTAGAGCTTCTGTGAGCTGCCCTTCACTGTTCCCTCTTTATGCTGCTTTGTAcatctccttccccctctgtgcTGCTTTCCACTAACACTGAGGGGGGCGTTAATGAAGGTTGCACcactggcgtacaccagggagaaggcacagattaccctcttctccctggtgcacaccagccgtatcccccgctctCCTGATGCGTGGGCAAGGGGGTGTGACAAGACGGGAAGGAAGCATGGCCTCCTTCGCCTGATTTACCAAGATAAAATCATCTCAGACATCTACACCTGCTTGGGactaggtgtagatttctgcacccgaTGTACGGCCAGTGCAGGTCAGGGCGGTTTCACTAAGatgcgtgtgcctcttagtgaacccGGCGGGACAGTTGgggacagggcctaatttaagaaataaataaatccccTTAAAAGTTTAAAGACTTATTTAGAAAGTTGTTTTGGCTTCATCATTGCAGAGGTGTCCATAACCCGAAGCCTCCTGTAAAACATTGTTTGCACAGTGTTTTTTGGGACTGAAAATATGCCACTTACATTCctgccttttttgtgtttttttttttttttttttttttttttccctgccatTTTCCTATGTTAGTGTAAAGACGTTTCtatttctgccttttttttcaGTACAATTCATGTTATTTTGTACCATGTGGTTCCAGAATTTTTATTGAAAACTAGGGAAAACCACCAGAAAAAATTCCAATATACATATGGACATGGCATTTTTCGGGTGTTATTTCACAAAACTCCAAATACACTGAGGAATGCCAAACAGCCCTGAAAAAGCGCCATAGCAAGAAACGTCATTCTCACCCATTGACTCTCTAATAACATCTGTTCACTCACCAATGAATAGCCAAAGATAGTCCCTCTTGAAGAACAGTTACCTTGTGTATATGGCAGTGTTGTTCATGTTCTGTTTGTGACCTGGTGTTTTACTTTTTACAAACAATTGGcaaatattaggctgggttcacactacgtatatttcagtcagtattgtggtcctcatattgcaacctaaaccaggagtggattaaaaacacagtaaggttctgttcacacaatggtgaaattgagtggatggccgccatataacagtaaataacggccattatttcaatataacagccgttgttttaaaataacagcaaatatttgccattaaatgacggccatacactcaacttcaacattgtgtgaacagatcctttctgtgttttcaatccactcctggttttggttgcaatatgaggaccacaatactgactgaaatatacgtagtgtgaacccagccccaaagTGTTTTACCCCTGTCAGTTTGCCCTTTTAATGTGCCACAGTAAGTTATTTTGCTGCATCAGTCATGGATCTGTAATGTGTGGCCTCCAATAAATAGAAGAGGTGTTTTAACTTGTAcaaaaatctgggccattgtgtttTCTTCACATGAACAAAATGGCACCAATATAAGCTGATGGTCAGTAAAGAAGGTGAGAAGCTGAGTATTTCAACAATGCGCTGAGTATTCCAACAATGGAATGTGTTGATA includes:
- the ZBED1 gene encoding E3 SUMO-protein ligase ZBED1, which gives rise to MEVKNNEVIPSDLKLVAHPRAKSKVWKYFGFDTNAEGCIMQWKKIYCRICMAQIAYSGNTSNLSYHLEKNHPDEFCEFVKSNTEQMREAFATAFSKLKPETSQQVVQETLIMKNSHTFDKKQLELSSAVVNLICDGMFPASILDEPTFKSLLKTLDPRYEVPSRKYICSRLLPEKYHTVRDLILKELVDVLWCGISTDMWKSESQNRSYVTLFVHFLTTSISHSFTIGSRCLKTLEVPEENKAEAITRVLYETFIEWGISTKVFGATTDYSKDIIKACSLLDIPIDMPCVGQTFNKGIHQAFQLPKLSGLLLRCRKLVEYFQQSTVAMYMLCEKQKQQNLLSCMLISDRVSWWGSTLAMLQRLKEQQFTIASVLVEDSNNHHLMLEANEWNTIEGLVDLLQPFKQVVEMLSMSKYPTISMVKPLLHMLLNTSLNIKDTDLKEISMAKEVIAKVLSTTYQQSPEIDMFLNVATFLDPRYKRLPFLSAFERSQVENRVIEEAKTLLDRSKEISRSEDKVFTIPEEPPMKKLAVSSTPPPSSSINNMLAEIFCQSGPSEDQEECHAQVVEELSNFKSQKVLGLNEDPLKWWSDRMALFPLLPKVLQKYWCIAPTRVFPERLFSSSMNFVNAKRNRLPPAHVDEQVFLYENARNPLEAEPEDDDEGDWGLQQEQFFNFSDSVAVGNNFFSIRDSGFI